The DNA sequence atttaccAAGAAAATCTTCTGTGATGATCTTTTTGTCGACCAACAGCGGTTTGTAGGCCAATTTGCCATTTTCCTCTGCAAGGAAATAGGAAAATATCATTACCTTTTATATacctattgttttattatacaatttatacattattatttctcatttttaaataatttttatttttgtgtccccaattagttgtgaaaactaaatacattgacacattCATAAAgcttttacttacttactatGTCAATTATCACAGGTACATTAATAACGGAAGACTTTTAGAGAGGAGATTTATTTCAATCTCGAAACGTCTAAAATGAAAgatgttatttacaaatataaattACTCACTTTCCATTTGTATAAGTACGTATTTTTCCCTTGGTTTTAGATAATTTGTTGCATAAGATTCCGGAGGTTGTTGAGGTAGGTTCTTGGGCCGTCCGCTCACTTCACAGAGATCCACTTGTGCTAAAATAAGGCCAAAACTTGCACACTCAGCATTTTAGAATATAGTTTCGTACGATAAAAATTACGCTACCAATCACGACATTAAAAGGATGAAATGCGCAATTTTTCCAGTGCTTGTCATACTACTGCAACTAGTCACAAAATTGTTGAGAAACTCCGTCGAAAACAGGGCCTTTCTTACTTCAAATCGCTGATAGTCACGCGTCTGCGAGATATAACACTTATCATCTCCCTTTGGTTCTCAACGTTTTGAGCATGGCCTTATATTGCtggcaactttgataaggggaggaggggggatCACTAGCACAAgttcatggacaggccatttaagcCAAAGTATGGTACAGTGTATCAAGTTTTTTTGCAACTGTTTGTAGTCACCAGGACCTTCCTAGCCCTGTTTAAAAAAGACGGACGGTGATTGGCTGCTTTCGGCTCCCTCGGGTACAATGCAGAGAAAGTTCTTGGTTGAAAGTGATGCTTATCACTGGCTACACTATTTGGCATTAAGTTCTGAGTCGCTCATAGCATCACAGGGAGCCCAGCATTATTGGCACCTTTTATAATTCACCTCTTATCTCGCAGTGACACTGTTCACGGATGCTGTGCAGCAACAGATTGAGCCTGCAGTCCGTGTTAAATAGCGCCTCCTGGTGTTCTACAAAGTAAATAAACAACCATATAATCTGCCTAAAAAAGCAATTAACAGGAGACCCGGTAATTAATTATCGGTCGTCAGTCAATAATGTTGTTAAGATTTTTGTAGACGATTCCCTAGTTTTGATACTTATTGCAAAGAAGTAAAGAAATGTCTATGTGAAGAGTACAGTGCTGTTTTCAAGTCACCCCTAAATCCGCCTATGTATAGAGCATTTTATGCAATTCTGCAAACTCGATTCAGAAAGTCGTAATTAGTTCAGGCAAATTCTCTTAGACACTTCAGCTTTCGAATTGTTACTAAAGAGATAATTTTCAATTAACTAGTTTACCATCTCTTCAACCTCAACTAACGACGAGTCCAATTTATAGCGTAAAATTACGATGAAATAGGTTACTTTCCTGTTTGTGTAAAAACTTCTCGTAAAACCATCAAGCGCATTGATTAAGCATTGCTATTCAAGTGAAGCTGAAATCGCGTGTTGTATTACTCATATCACGGCCACTATGTTCCATAACTATGCAAAATGAGTGAATCCTAACATAGCATAATAAGCAAAAGATCTCCCACTAACCTCCATAAATAACTGTTATAAACATGTTGAGCTTCTTTGGACTGCAAAGTGTCGCTTCTAATTTGATATCACCGGTCGTTGATTGTTGTCCAGTAGTATTTAAGGCCTGAAACAGCCCCCGCTATTTACTAACGACGTGATAATTAACTTGCTCATAGCTTTCCACACCCACAAAGGATTCCAGTCTCAGAAAATAAAGGAGTATGACATTAGATTTTAACATTCTCGAAAGTCCAGTTGCTTTTGAATGGTTTCGGAAATTGTTGAATGGCCTAATTGTTTCACGATTTTTGTTGCTGCTTTAAAATTGACGATACTGATGGCTTAATATGTGATAAACAAATCGGTGTGTTGACTTGTAAAGACCCATAATCAGCTTTAATTTTAAAAGGATTAGGGATAAAAGTGGCGCCTGAATTCTTATTGCATTGATGAACGTGAAAAAACCAAAACGTTTAATTAACAAACCATTGAAAATAAACAGAAACTAGCGAAAAGACTGCTTTCATTTAATAAATGTTGAGGTTTGAGGATTTCGAAAGAGTGAAAAATAATCTTGGTAAAAGAGGTTAACCGAGACAAGAGCTTGTATGTTTCGCTCAATGTAAAGTAGTCCGGCTGATTCCGGAGTACGGGAAAATTTGtgtttgtggaatccggaatcctgggccttggaatccggaatacagctgtaggaatccggaatcccgccaACAATTGGAAACCGGAAATCAAGTTCCTGTGACAAGGAATCCCGAATCCACAGTGTCCAATTCAGCAATCCAGCAATCCAGAATCGCAAACTGTCTTTGATAAGTCTCAACACGGGTGGCGTATCTGTTAAACAGTTAACAGATTCTGAACAGATACTAAAGTAATGGACAACAGCGTCACTCATTTCAGGACTTTCAGCTGTTTCAGTGACTGTACAATACAAAGCACGACAGGACAGTACCGTGTGTGAGCTGCACATGCAGTAGC is a window from the Porites lutea chromosome 10, jaPorLute2.1, whole genome shotgun sequence genome containing:
- the LOC140949762 gene encoding uncharacterized protein CXorf65-like: MFITVIYGVTGSPVNCFFRQIIWLFIYFVEHQEALFNTDCRLNLLLHSIREQCHCEIRAQVDLCEVSGRPKNLPQQPPESYATNYLKPREKYVLIQMEKENGKLAYKPLLVDKKIITEDFLASLEKELAEREVMTRSPRFTKKRNSLKPDRAGMPGRLKRTLSARRSSQKLDAENH